In Duganella zoogloeoides, a single genomic region encodes these proteins:
- a CDS encoding exo-rhamnogalacturonan lyase family protein, which translates to MTTFITSRRQFMQSAASAAVLSTLPSLALAATANDGGKPQPVADTVLRWLDGAAPARFDGATLGVPWPRGALRVPAKGALQLRLAGANAPAVQSWPLAYWPDGSLKWTAHAVAAGSAAEAWRLEAGAPAAVSGAVAVRQTTALITVTVGPTVWTIPTSGEHLIASATRGGRTIVQDVKLLALRQDGPEPDETGTVTRQRYTSRVEQVTVEQSGPVRATLKLDGKHSGNGRDWLPFSVRLYFYAGAENVRIVHTFIFDGNAKQDFIAGLAMTARVPMTDPAYDRHIRYAGEGIGVWGEAVRPVTGLRRDPGEAYRAAQVAGQALPPLAGMAKPVQDGMQWIPQWNDFSLTQLSADGFILRKRTAAGQAWIDVNGGTCSKGLAYVGGAAGGVALGLRDFWQRATTRLDVRNAAGDMADITAWLYSPSAPALDMRPYRAVNGMDTHDKQIAGLNIIYEDYEEGWDSATGVARTSELQLWALSATPSHDAFSHMAEQVANPARLVLAPERIHQCAVFGDWDVVDTGTPGRRLLEDKLSAQLDQYLREVEQHRWYGFWNYGDVMHAYDNDRHMWRYDIGGYAWDNSELSTDLWLWYSYLRTGRADLFRMAEAMTRHTGEVDVYHLGPFKGFGTRHGVQHWSDSSKQPRVSNAAYRRIYYFLTADERAGDLMRELLDSDADLHKVDISRKLAPNAARAAPDGMINASFGTVWGSLIAAWLAEWERTGDTRWRDKIVNGMQTIGGLKRGWFASAAPYDAKTGKFGGAGDYFQFSNLNGVFGVVEMNSELLALVDVPAYRKTWLAYCRAYNAPKEDLVALLGRDPGGRGMTNTNSRMTAYAAYHERDRALALRTWREFFGNDFARNAARDAPRRIDGTATLRPLNEQPNISTNGSAQWGLAAIQNMALVGDSLDEAARAAGLLR; encoded by the coding sequence ATGACGACCTTCATTACGTCGCGCCGGCAGTTCATGCAGTCGGCCGCCAGTGCCGCCGTGTTGTCCACCTTGCCGTCGCTGGCGCTGGCTGCCACCGCCAACGATGGCGGCAAGCCGCAGCCGGTGGCCGACACCGTGCTGCGCTGGCTGGACGGCGCGGCGCCGGCCCGGTTCGACGGCGCAACGCTGGGCGTGCCGTGGCCGCGCGGCGCCCTGCGCGTGCCCGCCAAGGGGGCGTTGCAACTGCGCCTGGCTGGCGCGAACGCACCGGCCGTGCAATCGTGGCCACTGGCTTACTGGCCCGATGGTTCGCTGAAATGGACCGCGCACGCGGTGGCGGCCGGCAGTGCTGCCGAGGCCTGGCGCCTGGAAGCCGGCGCACCGGCAGCGGTGTCCGGCGCGGTAGCGGTCAGGCAGACCACCGCGCTGATCACCGTCACCGTCGGCCCCACCGTCTGGACCATTCCCACCAGCGGCGAACACCTGATCGCCTCCGCCACCCGGGGCGGGCGCACTATCGTGCAGGACGTCAAACTGCTGGCGCTGCGCCAGGACGGGCCGGAACCCGACGAAACCGGAACAGTGACCCGCCAGCGCTATACCAGCCGGGTGGAGCAGGTGACGGTCGAGCAGAGCGGCCCGGTGCGCGCCACGCTCAAGCTCGACGGCAAGCACAGCGGTAACGGGCGCGACTGGCTGCCATTCTCGGTCCGCCTGTATTTTTATGCCGGCGCCGAGAACGTGCGCATCGTCCACACCTTCATCTTCGACGGCAACGCCAAGCAGGACTTCATCGCCGGCCTGGCCATGACCGCCAGGGTGCCGATGACGGACCCCGCCTACGACCGCCACATCCGCTACGCCGGCGAGGGCATCGGCGTATGGGGCGAGGCCGTGCGGCCCGTCACCGGCCTGCGCCGCGATCCCGGCGAGGCGTACCGCGCCGCGCAGGTGGCCGGCCAGGCGCTGCCGCCGCTGGCCGGCATGGCCAAGCCGGTGCAGGATGGCATGCAGTGGATCCCGCAATGGAACGATTTTTCGCTCACGCAGCTCAGCGCCGACGGTTTTATCCTGCGCAAGCGCACGGCTGCCGGCCAGGCCTGGATCGATGTCAATGGCGGCACGTGCAGCAAGGGCCTGGCCTACGTGGGCGGCGCCGCAGGCGGCGTGGCGCTGGGCCTGCGCGACTTCTGGCAGCGCGCCACCACCCGCCTCGATGTACGCAACGCTGCCGGCGACATGGCCGACATCACCGCCTGGCTGTATTCGCCGTCGGCGCCGGCGCTCGACATGCGCCCGTACCGCGCCGTCAACGGCATGGACACGCACGACAAGCAGATCGCCGGCCTGAACATCATCTACGAGGATTACGAAGAAGGCTGGGACTCGGCCACCGGCGTGGCCCGCACCAGCGAGCTGCAACTGTGGGCCTTGAGCGCCACGCCATCGCACGATGCGTTTTCGCACATGGCCGAGCAGGTGGCCAATCCGGCGCGCCTGGTGCTGGCGCCCGAACGCATCCACCAGTGCGCCGTGTTCGGCGACTGGGACGTGGTTGATACCGGCACGCCGGGCCGGCGCCTGCTCGAAGACAAACTGTCCGCGCAGCTGGACCAGTACCTGCGCGAAGTGGAACAGCACCGCTGGTACGGCTTCTGGAATTACGGCGACGTGATGCACGCCTACGACAACGACCGCCACATGTGGCGCTATGATATCGGCGGCTACGCCTGGGACAACTCGGAACTGTCCACCGACCTGTGGCTGTGGTACAGCTACCTGCGCACCGGCCGCGCCGACCTGTTCCGCATGGCCGAGGCGATGACGCGCCACACCGGCGAGGTCGATGTGTATCACCTGGGCCCCTTCAAGGGCTTCGGCACGCGCCACGGCGTGCAGCACTGGTCCGATTCGTCGAAGCAGCCGAGGGTGTCGAATGCCGCTTACCGCCGCATCTATTATTTCCTCACCGCCGACGAACGCGCCGGTGACCTGATGCGCGAACTGCTCGATTCCGACGCCGACCTGCACAAGGTCGATATCTCGCGCAAGCTGGCGCCCAATGCCGCGCGCGCCGCACCGGACGGCATGATCAATGCGTCGTTCGGCACCGTGTGGGGTTCGCTGATCGCGGCCTGGCTGGCCGAGTGGGAGCGCACCGGCGATACGCGCTGGCGCGACAAGATCGTCAACGGCATGCAGACCATCGGCGGCCTCAAACGCGGCTGGTTCGCGTCGGCCGCCCCCTACGACGCGAAAACCGGCAAGTTCGGCGGCGCCGGCGACTACTTCCAGTTCTCGAACCTGAACGGCGTGTTCGGCGTGGTGGAAATGAATTCGGAACTGCTGGCGCTGGTGGACGTGCCGGCCTACCGCAAGACCTGGCTCGCTTACTGCCGCGCCTACAACGCGCCGAAGGAAGACCTGGTGGCGCTGCTGGGCCGCGATCCGGGCGGGCGCGGCATGACCAACACCAATTCGCGCATGACCGCCTACGCCGCCTACCACGAGCGCGACCGCGCGCTGGCGCTGCGCACCTGGCGCGAATTCTTCGGCAACGACTTCGCCAGGAACGCCGCCCGCGACGCGCCGCGCCGCATCGACGGCACTGCCACCCTGCGCCCGCTCAACGAGCAGCCCAACATCAGCACCAACGGCTCGGCGCAATGGGGACTGGCCGCGATCCAGAACATGGCGCTGGTCGGCGACAGCCTCGACGAAGCGGCGCGCGCGGCCGGCCTGTTACGCTAA
- a CDS encoding S9 family peptidase, whose product MQGKYLLRGLVSTTLAVGMTSGALAAPTTATPASAATASAYNQPPKEILDVMRAPPPPVPSLSPTRDKLMLVTMQDFPSIAKVATPFLRLAGVRIEPGNHSQHDTPGGYGIPPCVSAIDLVQVADGKQTAVKLPADACPRRPVWSADGQRFAFENITTAAVELWVGDAKTGAVRRLPGVRLNQMFGDQMQWMPDQKTLLVKLVTGNKAPPVEAPGSAGPGIQESIGGTGQSSTYENRDTLRNRYDESLFNYYGTSQLALVDAASGKITNVGKPGLYEELSVAPDSRHVVVTEIRPPYSYVTTFDRFPKQIDLWDLRGVKPGANPVVREIAALPLADRVPNRGVPTGPRSFTWRPTDAATLVWAEALDGGDPKVKAAERDKLVMLKAPFTGAPVEITRTEQRYAGLSWSENAGTALLSDYDVNRKWRRTWQLNVDDAKNSRRLVWDMSADEKYANPGNPVRRQLANGSWVIRQDGDTIYLSGMGSSPDGDRPFLDKFSLGTQQSERLFRSGKTSYEQFIGFAGNDTRRLLTWYQSTTDTPNALLRTVGAPAAGAVKGEAAFDSSSAPLTHLKDTAPQVREIQKRLVKYKRADGVDLSFTLYTPPGYKEGTRLPTILNAYPLDYADASQAGQTTGSQATFTRLRQYRLLLLSGYAIIDSAAFPIVGDPRKAYDTYTEQLVANAKAAVDEAVRLGVTDPARVGVTGHSHGALMTANLLAHSDLFRAGAATSGSYNKSLTPFGFQNERRSVWEAPDVYTKVSTFFYADKLKTPLLIVHGGDDANPGTTPLQSTKLYEAIRGNGGVTRLVMLPHEPHWYAARESNEQLVYEMLRWFDKYVKNAPAPAPASVAAN is encoded by the coding sequence ATGCAGGGTAAATACTTGTTGCGCGGCCTCGTGAGCACCACGCTCGCAGTCGGCATGACCTCGGGCGCGCTGGCAGCGCCCACCACCGCCACGCCAGCCAGCGCTGCCACCGCGTCGGCTTACAACCAGCCGCCGAAGGAAATCCTCGATGTCATGCGCGCGCCGCCACCGCCGGTGCCATCGCTGAGCCCCACCCGCGACAAGCTGATGCTCGTCACCATGCAGGACTTCCCGTCGATCGCCAAGGTGGCCACACCGTTCCTGCGCCTGGCCGGCGTGCGTATCGAGCCGGGCAACCACAGCCAGCACGATACCCCGGGCGGCTACGGGATTCCACCGTGCGTGAGCGCGATCGATCTGGTGCAGGTTGCCGACGGCAAGCAAACCGCCGTCAAACTGCCGGCCGACGCCTGCCCGCGCCGCCCTGTCTGGAGCGCCGACGGCCAGCGCTTTGCCTTTGAAAACATCACCACCGCAGCGGTCGAGCTGTGGGTGGGCGACGCCAAAACCGGCGCCGTGCGCCGCCTGCCCGGCGTACGCCTGAACCAGATGTTCGGCGACCAGATGCAATGGATGCCCGACCAGAAAACCCTGCTGGTCAAACTGGTCACCGGCAACAAGGCCCCACCGGTGGAAGCTCCCGGCTCGGCCGGCCCCGGCATCCAGGAATCGATCGGCGGCACCGGTCAAAGCAGCACCTATGAAAACCGCGACACGCTGCGCAACCGCTACGACGAATCGCTGTTCAACTACTACGGCACCTCGCAACTGGCGCTGGTCGATGCCGCCTCCGGCAAGATCACCAATGTCGGCAAACCGGGCCTGTATGAAGAGCTGAGCGTGGCTCCGGACAGCCGCCACGTGGTGGTGACCGAAATCCGTCCGCCGTACTCGTACGTGACCACCTTCGACCGCTTCCCCAAGCAGATCGACCTGTGGGACCTGCGTGGCGTAAAACCAGGCGCCAACCCGGTCGTGCGTGAAATCGCCGCGCTGCCGCTGGCCGACCGCGTACCGAATCGCGGTGTGCCGACCGGCCCGCGCAGCTTCACCTGGCGTCCGACCGACGCGGCCACGCTGGTGTGGGCCGAGGCGCTCGATGGCGGCGATCCGAAAGTGAAAGCGGCCGAGCGCGACAAGCTGGTCATGCTGAAGGCGCCGTTCACCGGCGCGCCAGTGGAAATCACCCGCACCGAGCAGCGTTACGCCGGCCTGTCCTGGAGCGAAAACGCCGGCACCGCGCTGCTGAGCGACTACGACGTCAACCGCAAATGGCGCCGCACCTGGCAGCTCAATGTCGATGACGCGAAAAACTCGCGCCGCCTGGTGTGGGATATGTCGGCCGACGAAAAATATGCCAACCCGGGCAACCCGGTGCGCCGCCAACTGGCCAACGGTTCGTGGGTCATCCGCCAGGACGGCGACACCATCTACCTGTCGGGCATGGGTTCGTCGCCCGATGGCGACCGCCCGTTCCTCGACAAATTCAGCCTGGGCACGCAGCAGTCGGAGCGCCTGTTCCGCAGCGGCAAAACCTCGTATGAACAGTTCATCGGCTTTGCCGGCAACGACACCCGTCGCCTGCTGACCTGGTACCAGTCCACCACCGACACCCCGAACGCGCTGCTGCGCACCGTGGGCGCACCGGCGGCCGGCGCGGTCAAGGGCGAAGCGGCGTTCGATTCGTCGAGCGCACCACTGACGCACCTGAAGGACACCGCGCCGCAAGTGCGCGAGATCCAGAAGCGCCTGGTGAAGTACAAGCGCGCCGATGGCGTGGACCTGTCGTTCACGCTGTACACGCCGCCCGGCTACAAGGAAGGCACGCGCCTGCCGACCATCCTCAATGCCTACCCGCTCGACTACGCGGACGCGTCGCAGGCCGGCCAGACCACCGGTTCGCAAGCGACGTTCACCCGCCTGCGCCAGTACCGCCTGCTGCTGCTCTCGGGCTACGCCATCATCGACAGCGCCGCCTTCCCGATCGTGGGCGACCCGCGCAAGGCGTACGACACGTACACCGAGCAGCTGGTAGCCAACGCCAAGGCGGCGGTGGACGAAGCAGTGCGCCTGGGCGTGACCGATCCGGCGCGCGTGGGCGTAACCGGCCATAGCCACGGCGCCCTGATGACGGCCAACCTGCTGGCGCACTCGGACCTGTTCCGCGCCGGCGCGGCCACCAGCGGTTCGTACAACAAGTCGCTCACGCCATTCGGTTTCCAGAACGAGCGCCGCTCGGTATGGGAGGCGCCGGACGTGTACACCAAGGTCTCGACCTTCTTCTACGCCGACAAGCTCAAAACGCCACTGTTGATCGTGCACGGCGGCGACGACGCCAACCCGGGTACCACCCCGCTGCAATCGACCAAGCTGTACGAGGCGATCCGCGGCAACGGCGGCGTCACCCGCCTGGTGATGCTGCCACACGAGCCGCACTGGTACGCGGCGCGCGAGTCGAACGAACAGCTGGTGTATGAAATGCTGCGCTGGTTCGACAAGTACGTGAAGAACGCACCGGCGCCTGCACCTGCCAGCGTCGCAGCCAACTAA